One Diospyros lotus cultivar Yz01 chromosome 1, ASM1463336v1, whole genome shotgun sequence genomic window carries:
- the LOC127800400 gene encoding LOW QUALITY PROTEIN: uncharacterized protein LOC127800400 (The sequence of the model RefSeq protein was modified relative to this genomic sequence to represent the inferred CDS: substituted 1 base at 1 genomic stop codon) encodes MTRSSKGIPIDLDLEIERTLRKQRKARELELRILDNPPASSATASDIPSVSIPTPDLNTMAGNGNEHNRNGNNGNNVNHGHLDGRTIRELAAPDVHYQSLCIQYPQLDATFELKSGLIHLLPKFHGLAGEDPHKHLKEFHVVCSTMRPQGVDEEQIKLRAFPFSLDGAAKDWLYYLPPAAITSWDGLKRIFLEKFFPASRTAAIRKEICGIRQNHGETLHEYWERFKKLCSSCPHHQISDQLLVQYFYEGLIPMDRYLVDAASGGALSEKTPTAAQELISKMAQNAQQFGTRSATPMRQANEIGVAAISDQQRIENKLEELASMVRQLALDKGQSKSQQVCGICSLSSHGTDQCPQLQENIEACAGIFPGRPFQPQHQQPQQQRYDPYAATYNPGWRDHPNLRYGGPSNQPFQPQQQQQQPQQHRFNAQRPSQSMQQPQPAPKSESSLEDIMKQLIANNLQFQQRTDTAIQNLETQIGQLATNISELRSQGSGQLPSQPVSNPRGNVSAIVLRSGKELSSPPSPQPEFGQQQESQKEDHPPPIQKDKQPTTIDXDRGETSHNHPLPFPHRATQNKKRAEAELDKEIMETFKKVEVNIPLLEAIRQIPKYSKFLKDFCTHKRKLKGNEKINLGRNVSALIQPAMPQKCKDPGTFTIPCTIGNLQFHNAMLDLGASINVMPKSVYSSLQAGAGTLTSTGVVVQLANRSTAYPEGVLEDVLVKVKDFIFPADFYVLNMEDDRTPGDAPLILGRPFLKTARTIINVHEGTLSMEFAGNTIQFNIIDAMKYPLEDHSALHVNFIDLMVEKACVELYNLESEFPTIHDFPDDMHCPQCHDGLSKCNACSEIDEFLSIVDSAPSHTISDSHVPPIEEVSVAENVVQVGGNINRLVPSIQQPPTLECKPLPENLKYAYLADGDKLPVIIADNLQPDQEEKLLNLLKQHKRAIGWSLADIPGISPSLCMHKIHLEEGARPVRQPQRRLNPTILDVVKKEVSKLLSAGIIYPISDSKWVSPVQVVPKKTGFTVVANERNELVPMRVQNSWRVCIDYRRLNQATRKDHFPLPFIDQMLERLAGKSHYCFLDGFSGYFQICIAPKDQEKTTFTCPFGTFAYRRMPFGLCNAPGTFQRCMVSIFSELLEHCMEVFMDDFSVYGTSFDECLISLGRVLERCVEKNLVLNFEKCHFMVEQGIVLGHVVSKRGIEVDKSKVDIISSLPYPASVREVRSFLGHAGFYRRFIQDFSKIALPMSNLLQKDVEFKFDESCKMAFEELKRRLTSPPIIQPPNWDLPFEL; translated from the coding sequence atgaccaggtcctctAAGGGCATACCAATTGACCTAGACCTTGAAATAGAAAGGACCCTTAGGAAGCAAAGGAAGGCTAGAGAGTTAGAGCTTCGGATACTTGATAATCCTCCTGCCTCTTCTGCCACTGCATCTGATATTCCTTCTGTTTCTATACCTACCCCTGACTTAAACACAATGGCGGGTAATGGGAATGAACACAATcggaatggaaataatggaaataatgtaaatcatggtcatttggatggtagaaccattagagaattGGCTGCCCCTGATGTGCACTACCAGTCTTTATGCATTCAATATCCCCAATTGGATGCAacctttgaattgaaatctgggctaatccatttgcttcccaagtttcatggccttGCAGGTGAAGATCCGCACAAGCACCTCAAGGAATTCCATGTTGTCTGCTCCACAATGAGGCCACAAGGAGTTGATGAGGAGCAGATAAAACTTAGGGCCTTCCCATTCTCATTGGATGGAGCTGCAAAGGATTGGTTATACTACCTACCACCTGCTGCCATCACAAGTTGGGATGGGCTAAAAAGGATCTTTTTGGAGAAGTTCTTTCCAGCATCCCGAACAGCCGCCATTCGAAAAGAAATTTGTGGCATAAGGCAGAATCATGGGGAGACattacatgagtattgggagcgATTCAAGAAACTCTGTTCTAGTTGTCCACACCATCAAATCAGTGACCAGCTGCTGGTCCAATACTTTTATGAAGGTCTTATTCCAATGGATAGGTATTTGGTGGATGCAGCTAGTGGAGGAGCCCTCTCTGAAAAGACACCAACAGCTGCTCAGGAGCTAATCTCCAAGATGGCACAGAATGCCCAACAGTTTGGTACCAGGTCAGCCACTCCCATGAGACAAGCCAATGAGATTGGTGTTGCTGCCATCAGTGACCAACAGAGGATAGAGAACAAACTGGAGGAATTGGCCTCCATGGTCAGACAGCTAGCCCTTGATAAAGGACAGTCCAAATCTCAGCAGGTATGTGGTATTTGCTCATTATCCTCCCATGGTACTGACCAATGTCCTCAACTGCAGGAGAATATAGAAGCTTGTGCTggcatttttccaggaagaCCCTTCCAGCCACAGCATCAGCAGCCACAGCAACAAAGATATGATCCATATGCTGCCACCTATAATCCAGGGTGGAGAGATCATCCGAACTTGAGGTATGGAGGTCCTTCCAACCAGCCATTCCAGCCacagcaacagcaacagcaacCTCAGCAGCACAGATTCAAtgcacaaagaccaagtcaATCAATGCAGCAACCCCAACCAGCTCCTAAATCCGAATCAAGCTTGGAAGATATCATGAAGCAGCTCATTGCCAACAATCTCCAGTTTCAGCAAAGGACCGACACTGCCatacaaaatttggagacacagaTTGGACAGCTGGCAACCAACATCAGTGAGCTacggagtcaaggttcgggtcaGTTGCCTTCACAGCCAGTTTCAAATCCAAGGGGCAATGTAAGTGCTATCGTTCTCCGCAGTGGCAAGGAGTTAAGCAGCCCACCCTCTCCACAACCAGAATTTGGGCAGcaacaagaaagccaaaaggaagatcATCCTCCTCCCATTCAAAAGGACAAGCAGCCCACCACCATTGATTAAGATAGAGGAGAGACTTCTCACAACCATCCATTGCCATTTCCTCACCGAgccactcaaaataaaaagagggcAGAAGCTGAGTTGGACAAGGAGATCatggaaactttcaaaaaagttGAGGTGAACATACCACTCTTGGAGGCCATCAGACAGATTCCCAAGTATTCCAAGTTTCTCAAAGACTTTTGCACCCACAAAAGGAAactgaaaggaaatgaaaaaatcaacttgGGGAGAAATGTGTCAGCATTGATTCAACCTGCCATGCCTCAGAaatgcaaagatccagggactttcaccattccttgcactattggaAATTTGCAATTTCATAATGCTATGTTGGATTTAGGAGCCTCTATTAATGTGATGCCTAAATCTGTGTATTCTTCTTTGCAGGCAGGCGCAGGCACATTGACATCTACAGGAGTGGTGGTCCAGTTGGCAAATAGGAGCACAGCATACCCTGAGGGAGTATTAGAGGATGTATTAGTAAAGGTAAAGGATTTCATATTCCCTGCTGActtctatgttttgaatatggaagatgaTCGTACACCCGGAGATGCACCACTTATTCTAGGTAGACCCTTCTTGAAAACTGCAAGGACAATaattaatgtgcatgagggtactttATCTATGGAGTTCGCTGGTAACACCattcaattcaatatcattGATGCCATGAAGTATCCCTTAGAAGATCATTCTGCCTTGCATGTTAACTTTATTGACTTAATGGTGGAGAAAGCATGTGTTGAGTTGTATAATCTTGAGTCTGAATTCCCCACCATCCATGATTTTCCTGATGATATGCATTGCCCTCAATGTCATGACGGACTCAGTAAGTGTAATGCTTGTTCTGAAATAGATGAGTTTTTGAGTATTGTTGATAGTGCGCCTTCTCATACTATATCCGATTCTCATGTGCCTCCCATAGAGGAAGTTTCTGTTGCTGAGAATGTAGTGCAGGTAGGTGGAAACATAAACAGATTGGTGCCTTCAATTCAACAGCCACCCACCTTGGAGTGTAAGCCCCTGCCCGAGAATCTGAAGTACGCCTACTTGGCAGATGGAGACAAGCTACCCGTGATCATCGCCGACAACcttcagcctgaccaagaggagAAGTTGCTGAATCTGTTGAAGCAACATAAGAGAGCCATAGGTTGGTCACTTGCAGACATTCCCGGTATATCCCCTTCCTTATGCATGCACAAGATTCATTTAGAGGAAGGAGCTCGACCAGTGAGGCAGCCCCAAAGGAGACTCAATCCCACCATTCTAGATGTGgtcaagaaagaggtaagtaaacTACTTTCGGCTGGCATTATTTATCCTATctctgacagcaagtgggtgagtccagtgcaggTAGTTCCGAAGAAGACAGGATTCACAGTGGTAGCCAATGAGAGGAATGAGCTAGTGCCCATGCgagtgcagaacagctggagagtctgcattgactaTAGGAGGCTCAACCAAGCTACCAGGAAGGATCATTTCccactcccattcattgatcagatgctaGAGAGGTTAGCTGGAAAGTCCCATTACTGCTTCCTTGATGGTTTTTCTGGttattttcagatttgcatagcaccgaaggatcaggagaagaccaccttcacctgcccctttggcactttTGCATACCGGAGGATGCCATTTGGTTTATGTAATGCCCCAGGTACGTTCCAGCGATGCATGGTGAGTATATTTTCAGAGTTacttgagcattgcatggaagttttcatggatgatttttctgtttatggGACCTCCTTTGATGAGTGTCTGATCagtttgggtagagtcctagagagatgtgtTGAGAAGAATCttgtcctaaattttgaaaaatgtcatttcatggttgagcaggggattgttttgggtcatgttgtgtccaagaggggtatagaggttgataagtccaaggtcgatatcatttcttctttgccttaccCCGCGTCTGTGCGGGAGGTACGATCTTTCCTTGGACATGCAGGATTCTATAGGAGATTCATCCAAGACTTCAGCAAGATTGCCCTTCCAATGTCCAACCTGCTTCAGAAGGAtgtggaattcaaatttgatgagtctTGCAAGATGGCCTTTGAGGAGCTCAAGAGGCGCTTgacttctccacccatcatccagccacccaactgggacttgccattcgagctc